gttttgttttgttttgattgttttgtttagtttttatgggacatgttcagtgttttttattataacttAAACAAGATAATTCTGGCTTTGAGTAGCCACCAAGAGTAGGTGACACTGGATTGCAATTTCTGAAATTATTAACTCTGTGTACAAGCCACAGTTATTAACTGCaacaacttaaaaataaaaagtaaggaaagaaaaaagtcccGACTTCATTCAGCATTCAGAAAACAGGCAACATCTACATTACCTCTGACTTGGACAAAGCAGCAGGCGCATTTACGGATCAGTTTTCTGAACAGTTGCTGACACCCACATCCTTGCTCGTGGTGACCCCCTCTCATGATGATCAACTTCTCTTGCTAGACCCACAACTATCAGAAGCAGGCATAGTGCTGGCTggacacacataaaaacatgggTGCGCACTATTCTGGTGGTAATCCACAGACGAGATAGGAGGAGAAGTGTGCAGAAAGCTCCACAGTCATTGTCCAACTATGAAAACCACTGTGACCAAAATGCTGTTAACTACACAATGATGtgaagacaaacagcagcagaacacCAGAGAAAGCCTCCTTTACTACTGTGCTGCTCTCTCTGTGTGGTTAGATAGCAGGAGAAAATTATGAGAGGGACTAAAGTAAGAGAGGCAGGGAAGGGGAGTGGCTGTGATGAGGGAGGGTATGGTAGCTAACATGCTGTACTGCTGTGTCAGCATCTGTTCTTCAGTCCTATCTCCCCGCATTTTTCTCCCCTCCCCTACTGTTTCCCCTCCCCTCGATCTTCACACTTTCCTCCTCAGCTTCCTTTCCCATTTCTCCATGAGCAGCAACAACCTTGGGAGCTCCCATGAAATTATCGGTGTAGTTATGCATGGGTTATGAGCTGATGGGTCCAGACTGAAATACCTCATCTAATATTTGATGGACTGGCCAAAAGAACAGATATTAGTACCAACAGGATGAATGCTCCTGACTTGGGTAATCCCCTGACTTTTGCTCTATCAGCGCTGTGCTTTTTCATACTGTCACATTGTATATACTGCCAAATTTCCTGCcaataataaatcaattatCACATTGTAGTATTTATTACATAGTTAGGTGGTGTGTGTGGGCTACTGGGCTCTTAATGTACCTTTACACTCTGTTATGACCCTGAACGCCTCATAGACAGGGTGCACCAGACTTGCAGCTTCTGACAAATTACTTgttactttaaatttaaaacctaCACACCAAGGCAAGTAATAAGAAGACAGGTAACATCCACTTCATTTAACATCCACAGAGTTTAAGGTTCAAGACCTGTCCAAAAGTTGTTTGATTGGCTTGGTTATGAGCATCTGTCACAAatcaatcacacaaacatttgttttgtgacatttgCCAGGTGATCCATGTTATCAGCTTACATTACTGTTTGAGTTTAAGccacttttccattttttttatctgtatttgGTTTAAGATGCTATTTATGTAAAACACTGGTGCGCACACAAAAAACGGATATGCAGTGCTTTAAACTCTGTTAAAGCATTAAATACATAACTGCAGGCATTTACTTACTTGACATTCTGTTGCTaacaaagatgcaaaaacatttaaccaCTTGCAGATGtggacaaaacaagcacaaaactTACAAATGAAGCAGAATTACTATAATGTTTAATTGGTAAGAAGGGTGAACCTtacttaaaaactgacaaataaaaaaagaaaattgtattAAGTATATGTCTTGGACTTGACTAAGGCACCAACAACCACAAAGTTTAGAAATCCTGTTCAAAGTGCAGAcagaattaaaaacataatgatcAATCATACATGTTTCTTAACTGGGAAAAGACCTCACACTCTAATCAAAACAGGAGCCAATTGTTCTTTGTCACCAGTAGTACCAAAGCTTTTCCTCTACTGTCGAAAAACCAACATGTGGAAATATCCAGCAGATTGTGCAGGCAGGATGAAGGCAGGCCGATTTAATCGCAAAGCTAAGATTAAGTATTCATGACTAGATGATCTTTAGAGCACAGCTGTGCAGGCTGGTGGCAGCTGGTAGTGTGATCCAAGGAGATTTATACATAAACTCATATGAACCCAAACATGGATAAGAACTGTCTCTAATGGAGCTAATGCTTCTActagaaatactgtaaatttacAGTATGACACAGttccacattaaaataaatacacattccCATCATAGATTGACCAACACAGCCCTGGAATTAAACTACTgctataaaacaacaaaatgctcTTGCTGTCTTTGCCATCGAGCTAAGCTTTCAAAAACTTGCACGTGTAAGTGTGATCATAACTAATTAGCTGATATTGAATTGTCAAACAATAGTAATGGGTTCCTTTTGCATTAATTGTTGTTTCAAAACATAAATCAGTTACCTTTGCAAACTGCAGACCCAATGGACCTTCTGAAATTTGCCCTGATGTCCTGAGTGTTTTCATCCAGTAACAGTTTCTCCTGAATCGTGTCTGAAATCTTAAAAAAGGCAGACATGTGAGTAGtagacaaatataaaataaaagagcttACCTTCTTCATCATGAGAATTTATTGGtagctgtgtttgtattttactttatctgtgtgacaTATTTAAGTGTAATTAAAACTAACAGAAAGAGTAAGTAATCTAATAATACTATTTTTCTACTCTGCTTCACCCATCTATTCCCCCTactctattttctatttttgctttAGCTTGAGTAGTTACTTATCTTATCTGAGGAATTTCTTTAGAGTAGTAACAGACTGGGAAACAGCATAACTTCAAATCCCAAAACCCAAATCCAAATATATCCAAAGAAAGTCAAACTTAAACACATCTGTTTGGGATGCATCATGTTTTGTAAATTCTAAATTGGAATATACGGTCACAAGAACTGCAGTAGAATTTAGTCAGCCTCATTTTTTCCCCTATAACACACAACCAATTATAAAAGTAAACCTGAATTGAAATCTACCCTACCTTTTAAGACAAAGCAACTTGATAATGAGGAGATTATAGGAATGCATTAAGAAGGAGAGAATTACAGTACGTTAATAATTTAATCAATAACTTTGCATAGAGTGTTGGCTTCaacaaaagcaatgaaaagatAATCTGCCAGCATGCAATATCCTTATTTTTAGGTATGGTCAGCTAATTGTATGTtatcaaatacaaatatttttctactacattttacatcatttcATCATTACATCACTTGCATGATAATTCCAAGTATTTGAAGTTTATAAGGTATATGCAGGATTTTTAGCATCGTTCATTTTTTACATCTACTCACTCTTCATCACCTTGTGGATAAAAGACACTCACTTTATCAGCCCTATGTCTCAGAAGGTGTTTTGTCCTCTCTTGTACGTCGTCAAAAGTCTTCATTTTGTATCCTTTACTCTTGTGCTTTCCTTTGATTTTTTCCTAGCGTACTTTTTCTTTACCTAAAGATCTTCAGCTTCACTCTTCTTTCTTCCCAATTCAAGcatcaatattttaatttatattcagtaacaaaaaaagccaaaagaagATAACCTATAGTTTGCAGATCATAGCTGATCCTTTTCTTCTTACAGGACAGCTGGTCAGTTGTATTGGAATTTGTCCTTATGCTAAGGGTGGGTCAATCTGTCAGGACAGGCCCAGCTATGGGCTGTGGAATGTGGCTGGCCATAAACCATTCCCAAAGTAGGCACTTTAACTAACTAAAAGTAGCTTCAGAAAAATTCTAGAGCTTCATTTTcattagattattttatttgtatttgtcctCCTTCATCTATATTTCATATTACAACTTTTGTGTCTATGCTCAAAAAAGACGGCACTTTGAGACAAAGagtgaaacaaaaaatacatctaAAAGTTCAGTTTAGAGAAGACAGAGGACCTTCACGCTAAATAATGGTAAAGATTCAAATAGTAAATCAAATAATGTTAATATATAGTAAAAAGTATAGTAATCTCTGATGTTTAGGACACAGAAAACTGCTCATCTGTTTTGCTGTACCATGATGATGCAAGGACACGGTTTGTATACTCAGAGTGAGATTAATATTCATAGATTAGTGTTAGCTTGGTTTTAGGCTCTAAGGAGGGTTAACGCTGCAAGTTAACCTCTGAATCCTTTACATCTTTCACATCACATATGGAGAGGGGATATGACAGGAATATTTGACATATCATTTGTATGCTTTCTTGCACAACAGGTAACACAAAGGTAGATGTTtatgacacaaaaaaaacatgaaaacctgCTATTAGTTATGCCAAGTAACACAATTTTCTTGCTTTAGTTTTGTAGTGTCAGAATTTCCTTTGTTATACTGGAAACTTGTGCTTGAgattatatacacacactacactgtaggatgaaaacaaacaacaatacatAAACTTtagtcattatttttaattacatttttatttgagtttttgtCCATGTAATTACACTTTTGTTATAGACAGTGTCTGGTTCTTTATTCTTATGTTTTGATTTCCTTATAGATTTAGGCAAAGGAAAGGCATAGACATATAAGGCATAGATTCAACATGGCAGCATTGGTTGGAGATTTTGGTTCATAATGACATGAAATCATCATCACAGTTGCTGCAGGTACTTGCTGCAAGCACTGTATGTTGCCAACTTGAATACATagctttcatgttgtttatgccAAATTCTGAACTTACTATTGAAAGTTGCAACAGAAATCGAGACTCATTCTGGTAATTTATGGTAAGCCCATGTGAATTGTAGCCTTGTCTTAGAAGTTagtcaaaaaaaacaagcacaaacaagCACTGCTATTCtgtgacataaataaataattcagtaaCCTTACATATCTAAATAAACAGCCACAGTATTAGTGGAGAGGACAGCTGACCAAAGTGTTTATCAGTCCATATTTGAAGACCCCTGACTCTGTTTCCAAGTTTGCCAGTGGCACCGGGGCAATTTAAGGGATCATGATGAGATGTGAGGACATTATTATATCTTAACACACCCTGCACAAATCTCTGACTTAATAGACTTTCTAGCTGCTAATGGAATAAGCCActcaaaaaactatttttagacCATGTAATGTATGGTAGTGCTAACATGAGGATCAGATTTAGTTCTTATCGCTCTCTTCCCCCATTGCTCAGTTCTGTCACACTCTGCACAGTCCTTCAGGTAGTCATAGTTATCAAATTGCAATAAACAAGAATGCTAAGAAACTtacaaatgaagcagaaaatattgttttttttctaatctgtCAGCAGTCTGAGCCTAGCTCACAATGGTTTCAGAAGCCAATATCTCTGCACTTCTGCCTGTGCTGTTCACTGATTCTGTGTCAGCAGAGGCTTCCACTGCACCTCTTTACAATCAGACaagttatggagcatatttTTGCTAAAGAACtatctgaaaaatgttgcacattgtAACTTTAACAAGTGATGTCTTAATTTACGAATAAATGTACACAGTAGACTCTAAACAGCAGTTATACCATGCAACTCTGGTTCTCCATACAAAACAGGAAGAACAAGCATGCATTTGGACTATATCTTGCTCAACACTGCCACCTTGTAATGAACGTTTGTAATGGCCATTAAAAGGGTCAATGAGCTCTGATGAGTGTGGATGCATAATTAATTTGTAAGTTAAAATTACCACTTACTCTCTTTGTCAGTTGAATTGAAGAGACaatacattaaatgttaaaacttgaTTTATGTctatatttgtaaaaaaataaataaataactgcaaatgtttatttttaattgacaaccttttttgaaatgtatttctgtgcattttattttctgttgttctaTTGCAGTAATATCTGTATACAAACTGTTTCTTGGCTTATTAGGAAAACCACCCTTTCCTTTATTTGACAAtgcagatagatagatagatagatagatagcgAGCGTATGATGTGCTGCCTGCTGGTGGAGCATGTGAATTGAAGTCGGTGCTCACTGGCCGCCTGGTTAGCTGTCACCATCACGCCTCGCCACATCAAACGTTAGGTAGCTCACCAGAGGTGTTAATGCAATGAACCAAGAATTTATTGATTATGGCTAACTTGCGGTTTTCAGTAGCTGTTCTGGTTTTCAAGACTGTCCTGTACAGAACCTGCGAGTGTGAGTAACTTATTGTTCGATTTGTTAATGAAAGGCTGAGTTCCGCTGTCCGCATCCAGGCGAACGATTGTGGAGTTAGCTGTTAGCGTTAGCTGTTAGCATTAGCTAGGTTTGCTAGCAAAGCCGGACGACAATTGAATTGATCCCTATATAAGAAACCAGGTCAGCCTTCATTTATTCACAAGAGTATTATTTTAATACCTttcatgtaaatgtaacaaGACACGACGTCCCACCATCTTCATTTTGCTGCCGATCTAGTTAGACTAGCGTTACTTGTTGGTCTGAAGCAGTAGTTACCTGTTAGCACAAACTATCTAATGGTGAATACAGAATATTGCTTGATTTTGCCTCTATGTATTCATCTTGCGATATTTAATCACCCTCTAACGTTACTGAAACACTGTAACGTTATCAAAGAGGAATGGCATGTAGCTAGGTACAGAAGATAAAGATACCACAGGAATATTACCAATCGTTGTGGGTTAACATCTTAATCTTACAGACGTTTGTACTCAAATGTTCGCAATTTccagcaataaaaaaatgtgtagatTGTAGAATCCATATATGTGgatatttcataataaataaacatggtAGTGTCACATAGTAGATCATTtaacaatttgttatttttcttttcctttcggcagttccctttcaggggtcaccacagcaaatcatgtgcctccatctaactctgtcctctgcatcctcttctctcacaccaactaacttcatgtcctctctaactacatccataaatctcctctttggtcttcctctagagctcctgcctggcagctccaacatcagcatccttctacagatatattcacagtttctcctctgaacatgtccaaaccacctcaatctggcttctctgacttcatctccaacacatctaacataagctgtccctctgatgtcctcattcctgatcctgtccatcctcgtcactccgaaagagaacctcaacatcttaagctctgctacctccagctctgcctcctgtcttttcttcagcgtcactgtctctaagccgaacatcATCTCTGGtttcaccaccgtcttgaaaacctttcctttcattctcgctgatactattttatcacacaacacacctgacacttttctccacccgttgcaatttgcttgcactcgcctattcacctcttttccacactatccgttgctctgaaccattgaccctaagtacttaaagtatTTGGAGCTAAGTGAGTCTCGTATGCTTACTTGGTGTCTCCGTTTGCATTTGTATAGTTTTTGCATTGTtccaattattttttgttaagtATAATTTATTCCAATCTAGTGAATAATATTTTGGCTTTTATGTGATGGAGAAAAAGGATCATTATGAGTAAGTGAAAAGTACTTTATAACTTAATTATTTATCATCCTTAacactgaacagttggacatgtgcattcaaaagtttagaggaGGTCAAGTgaagttggtaaaggcagtcgtccacagaccacagggtcagttgttcgATCCGCAGTTTCGTCAGAGTGTTTCTGGACAAGAGACTGAACCTCAACAGCCCTTTTGCATTCAcaactgtgcagtgccagtccaagcccggtcgaattggggagggttgcatcaggaagggcatccggtttaaaaactgtgccaaatcaacatgcagacaatgatccgctgtggtgaccctgaactcgcggtataaggaaaaaatatatataaataaattgtgcaatctgaaatttcacccagaagttgaatatccctaactttttgtgagtagtgtatatcATCATGTTCGCCAATTCTAGGACAGAATTAAGGGTTATTAGGAAATGTGGAAAATTCCACATTTCCACAGTTCCAAATACTAAAAAGATGAAGGATATCATACAACACATTCCTTTGCATCCCACACACGGTGCAGTACTGTGCACAATAAAGTGTTCTAATTCTGCATAAGATTTAATGTTGCTTGAGCTGTTGtcccacaaaaaacacttaatgctgctgtgttgaggttgaaaacagaaaaactgaccCATTGCCCAACTAACCAACAGtagatttttttacattgtcatttaTGAAATATTCACCTTTTTACTATTTCCTTAGTGGTCAGTATCATGGTTGTATTTCAGTATGGTTAGAGaatttataattttagttttcttaGTCTAGTTTAACTTTGAGGGCTCTTTGCGGGTTTAGCCTAATGTAGACCAAAGTTGTTTACTGTCCTTAGCTTTAGAAAGGCTTATTTAATGTTTAGTCAGTGTTTATCATACTTATTTTtactgtggttgttttgtttcttgtatttGACAACCAGAGTCTGCCAAGTGGGTGCAGGCATTGTGTGAGTCAGAACAAAGGTTGCAACACATTAACTCTAGAATTTCCCatttggtgtgtatgtgtgtttgtgcatgtgcacatataTGCATGTATGTTTGCAGTGACAACATCCACCAAACAGGCTCTAGCAAGATCAGATAAGCAAGATTTCTTCTCGGAATtctttgggggatttttttttttttcagaattactGGAATGTCACATCACGTCTGCGTCTTAATAACATTGGTCGGTTTTAAAGAGGAAGTCTCTTGTTGGTTTAATGATAGTCACAGCTGTTCATTTAATCTCTACTCCTACATGGTCTCACATAAACTCTCCACCCATCCTTCCAAATCCCCTGCCACCCTAACATCAGCCCTCCACCTCTAACTCTTTCACTACTTTCCAACTTTGTTAATGCCATTCTCCTTCCCTCTGTGCTTGGTTCATTTTTGTAAGACTAATCTGAATTTACTCCGTAATACTTGACATTTTCAAAGGGTTCTGCTACAAAATATAACTCTTCAGTTTTGTCAGACAAAGCATGAATCTGATAGCTGTTACTGCCCTCTGCTGTACATGGTGTGTCCTGTAACATCCTATATagttgaaaacaaaatattgtaatttaatttaacagacTGTCGATGTTTTGTATCAATATATTCAAAGCCTATACAAACAGTATTCATTTGCAGTGCTTGCCTATCAAAGTTTAATACTCTGGATTATGCAAATCATTATATTTCACATTGATTTGTCACTCTACATTTCCATTTCTGCAGGTCTTTGGTGTAACTGCACTACTGCCCTGTGTGAGAAGACTGGCTCTCGGTGTGAGACCGATGGAGCCTGCATGGCTTCCACCTCCATCATTGATGGCCAAGAGCAACACATTCGTATTTGCATCACAAGGGACAAGCTTGTGCCCCCTGGACAGCCTTTCTACTGCCTTGGTGCAGAGGGCTTGCTCAATATCCACTGCTGCTACACTGACTACTGCAACAGCATTGACCTCAAAGTACCCTCAGGTTAGTACTGTGAAAgcatctttttaattttcatatatatacaaatgtacTATACATCTATTTGGATCAAATAAAtcattcataaaaatgtattttaatgagTTCCACACATCGAATGTGCTTATGCAGCAAGTAGGCTAATCCAAGAAGAGACAATAAGAGAGATGTGCAACAAACTCCCCTGTGCACatcattagtgggagagctgtaagcacagctctcattagtgggagagctgtaagcacagctctcacacttatgagatccttttctttattattattattatttcgccgtttttcggtcactatctcctcctagacggtttgtcgtagaaacttcgttccacttcctaaacgtaggtctcttttaggagatctatgctattacttttctcattaataacttttatactttttattatatttcactttttatgaacttttttcccatagaaaatgaatggaaggcacttaaaatttcccttcaacttgccacttttcatctgcctcttgtgtcgtcatactttggagtagaaacttcatttaaactttatacgggtctagtccctttcaactttttctgggtggatcagcttctttctatcttttatactttttgaataatcgcagttttagttttaggcaacttttggagctttttcaacttttccattagtgtgtattgcggaatgttggagcagctagagtgggtgacatcacacgcactctaacttttcagcttccacttttagcaacttttttccttcttttccttctttccttcagtcaactttaatcttacataaacaaactatacatcagaatgtaggtatttttgtcttctttcagtaaatgtaactctcatagtgacaggactgacggttctttctccaagtgtccagaagcagagagagtgccgtcaaaactcccattggagcccattataacagaggttcttaaattctaatcaaatcacaaacggggggctgttttaaaatcgccaccacgccttcattttatggagtatcttcaaataaagtacatcagtgtgttcattgaagccttttgtcactcacagtttttgaattgtttcgataggactaatactttttcatattttgagcattttgcgaggcatagtctcagcacttttccagcctgcctttgcatttggctcacatgactcagcaggcgggcagcgggcagcagtcattgtcatggtaacggacacagctgcatgacgtcatgtaatcagcctcagagctgtgtccacacactttacctgagtttttctccctcaacagacacagtggagacacacacagacacacaccctcacagacaggaaataccctttcaaaataaaagcctttcataatactttatccactttttagcatttaaatgctaaaatgactttgtggtgaagtttccctacacacacaccctcacagataggaaaaacactttcaaaataaaagcctttcataatattttatccactttttagcatttaaatgctaaaatgactttgtggtgaagtttccctacacacacaccctcacagacaggaaacacactttcaaaataaaagccttttatcattcttattttaattatttagcatttaaatgctaaaatgagtttgatttgaagtctccctacagtggacacacaaactaccacacagacacagacaggaaacacactttcaaattaaaagctcttttcaacttttttttttcaacagtttttcagcattaaaatggttccttcatttctaagtagttacttctagcttttttctttacactttaatagcaacttttttactttgcttctttttttgtttcttttaactttgggaatattaaccttttcctttgtttcttactacttctttccacttttgttaatcaagttgttgctttttcacttcttcctttacacttttaatagcaacttttttactttgcttctttctttgtttcttttaactttgggaatattaaccttttcctttgtttcttactacttctttccacttttgttaatcaagttgttgctttttcacttcttacttttttctttacactttcaatagcaactttttactttgcttctttttctgtttctttacactttaaatatcacctttttagctatttacttccattgttactttctactttttttcttttcttaattcaacttttcttggtattttggattttttcttttattgtcatcttctttctttctctttttgtttgtatttatctctcttcagcgtttgcggctttgaacgtgcaaacgcctctgctctcagcagcttctgagcggtcggcctctaccgggcgacttaacagctctcccacgtaatttccttggaaattgccttttctagtttaaTAAGGGACTTCTCTTTAACTTTGAGCCAAAGTGGGCTACATAAAACAGTCATTCCTACACTTCTTTTGTGACTTAAAGTTCCTGGAAAGAAAAGTGTTCCTAATGGTGCTTTTTACAGTatcctaaaatatttttttgcacaGCATACTGCATGTGGAGATAACTGTCAGTGTAAAAACCTTGCGCTGTCAATCCTCAATTAGATGAAACAATTAACATTAGGGATAGAAGTTAGTCTTGTCTTTGTACTGGGTGCCAGATCTTACACAATGTATTATTTTCCTAATGCTCTCTTCTCAGTGATGACTCCATCACGACTGGGGGGAGGCTACGGCCCAGGTGGGACATGGGGACTGGTGGAACTAGTGGCTGTTATTGCAGGTCCACTGTTCCTGCTGTGTCTGCTGCTATTAGTGTGTTTGTTCCTGTATCAGTACCACCAGAGGGCCTACAATCACAGGCAGAGGCTGGAGATGGATGACCCCTCCTGTGATCATCTATATCTGACTAAAGACAGGACCCTTCAGGACCTCATTTACGATCTGTCCACATCTGGTTCAGGCTCTGGTTAGTGCACAGTTTGATAAATAATATATAGGCCAAGAATAATCTTGAAGCTTACACTAATTATGGTATTTTTAGATCAGATTGTTAAAGTGCTACAAATTAGTCTCCATTcttacattttctaaacagGTCTGCCTCTGTTTGTCCAGCGGACAGTGGCAAGAACTATTGTCCTGCAGGAGATTATTGGGAAGGGGCGCTTTGGGGAGGTGTGGCGAGGACGTTGGAGGGGTGGCGATGTGGCGGTGAAGATCTTTTCATCTAGAGAAGAACGCTCCTGGTTCCGTGAGGCTGAAATCTATCAGACTATCATGCTCCGCCATGAGAACATCCTGGGCTTTATAGCAGCTGACAACAAAGGTACGTAAATGTTTTTACTAATTTGTTGGGTGTACtgacattttgtgattttatttgctGTGTAATCATTCTGATGTAAATATTTCTTGGGTATCtcttatttctttctctttctcagacAATGGCACATGGACCCAGCTGTGGTTGGTGTCAGACTACCATGAGCATGGCTCTCTTTTTGACTACTTGAACCACTACTCTGTTACTACGGAGGAAATGATCAAACTGGCCCTATCATCTGCCAGCGGCCTAGCACATCTTCACATGGAGATTCTTGGGACACAAGGTAGTGCTGgcttaaatgtatattttagcaCTGCTTGATCTTTCCTGGCTTCCACCATCATTAAATATGATAGCACAAAAGCTACGTGGTTTAGGTTTGGGACGAGGCACGATGACCTTTAGACAGTTGCAAACTGATTTTTGCAATGTATTGTAAGAATCTGGTGAAACCTGATTGACTAATCACAACAGCATGTAGGATTTGATTGGACGATATGCTAATAAAGTATAAACCATGTTGGAAAAATTTGGTTGCAGTAGAtgccatattttaaaatacaaatttagaa
This genomic interval from Channa argus isolate prfri chromosome 5, Channa argus male v1.0, whole genome shotgun sequence contains the following:
- the LOC137127906 gene encoding activin receptor type-1B-like isoform X2, encoding MANLRFSVAVLVFKTVLYRTCECLWCNCTTALCEKTGSRCETDGACMASTSIIDGQEQHIRICITRDKLVPPGQPFYCLGAEGLLNIHCCYTDYCNSIDLKVPSVMTPSRLGGGYGPGGTWGLVELVAVIAGPLFLLCLLLLVCLFLYQYHQRAYNHRQRLEMDDPSCDHLYLTKDRTLQDLIYDLSTSGSGSGLPLFVQRTVARTIVLQEIIGKGRFGEVWRGRWRGGDVAVKIFSSREERSWFREAEIYQTIMLRHENILGFIAADNKDNGTWTQLWLVSDYHEHGSLFDYLNHYSVTTEEMIKLALSSASGLAHLHMEILGTQGKPGIAHRDLKSKNILVKKNLNCAIADLGLAVRHDSATDTIDIAPNQRVGTKRYMAPEVLDETINMRHFDSFKCADIYALGLVYWEIARRCNSGGIHEEYQLPYYDVVPSDPSIEEMRKVVCDQKLRPNIPNWWQSYEV
- the LOC137127906 gene encoding activin receptor type-1B-like isoform X1: MANLRFSVAVLVFKTVLYRTCECLWCNCTTALCEKTGSRCETDGACMASTSIIDGQEQHIRICITRDKLVPPGQPFYCLGAEGLLNIHCCYTDYCNSIDLKVPSVMTPSRLGGGYGPGGTWGLVELVAVIAGPLFLLCLLLLVCLFLYQYHQRAYNHRQRLEMDDPSCDHLYLTKDRTLQDLIYDLSTSGSGSGLPLFVQRTVARTIVLQEIIGKGRFGEVWRGRWRGGDVAVKIFSSREERSWFREAEIYQTIMLRHENILGFIAADNKDNGTWTQLWLVSDYHEHGSLFDYLNHYSVTTEEMIKLALSSASGLAHLHMEILGTQGKPGIAHRDLKSKNILVKKNLNCAIADLGLAVRHDSATDTIDIAPNQRVGTKRYMAPEVLDETINMRHFDSFKCADIYALGLVYWEIARRCNSGGIHEEYQLPYYDVVPSDPSIEEMRKVVCDQKLRPNIPNWWQSYEALRVMGKIMRECWYANGAARLTALRIKKTLSQLSIQEDIKV